A window of Pseudomonas guangdongensis contains these coding sequences:
- a CDS encoding cache domain-containing protein: MAMTETTLLRLQFLGMLALVLILTLGLGTYFTLHQTHSYREESATLEATILGEQQARLASSLDTLHDQLQQIRASTEAVLKRDIRQQVDQALQIAHAIHAREQGRRPEEEIRQLIVETLRPLRFYDGRGYFFIDDLAGNCVLLPTAPEREGSSLLDNRDDNGHYIMRGLLDAVANPEGRGFSRYRWYAPENPQAMADKIAYVRLFEPFGWLIGTGEYLSTIERELQQQALEQLRATRIGLDGYVAVIHRDGRVLLSPSNPAAEGRHYSELPPAEQAVIRAILDASAAGGGFTRYDWHERNDSELKPRLAMVSNQEDWNWVLVTSLSLDELHVSLAKRQERLEENMRSGLLTTAAALVLALALALAFALLIKRWLTRRFDQYHADIAASNDRLRVWAESDPLTQLPNRTLLRSRLDGAILNAQREDSKLALLFIDLDRFKNINDSLGHAIGDNLLIEVSRRLAGAVRTSDTVSRLGGDEFVVLVEHLQQAEQAAQVADKLLQATNGQYDIAGHELAVTLSIGIALYPSDGSDAETLLKNADAAMYHAKALGRNNYQFFTAAMNARVREHLEVENRLRQALSRSELTLHYQPQFDLASGALVGCEALMRWHNPILGQVSPDKFIGVAEDSGLILHLGEWALFESCRQVMDWEHQGLPGLNVAVNVSAVQFRHADLPAQVQAALEQSGLPAERLELELTESVLAENREQVRITLDRLKQLGVRLAMDDFGTGYSSLSYLKHFKLDTLKIDRAFISDLPGCDDHAALAVAIIGMAEALGMTCIAEGIENADQHDFLRWHGCAVGQGFLFSRPLSAPDMAALLERRGEAAPHGAPAAALRPAAAVADRD; the protein is encoded by the coding sequence ATGGCGATGACCGAAACGACCCTGCTGCGCCTGCAGTTCCTTGGCATGCTGGCCTTGGTGCTGATCCTCACCCTCGGGCTGGGCACCTACTTCACCCTGCACCAGACCCACAGCTACCGCGAGGAAAGCGCCACCCTGGAGGCGACCATCCTCGGCGAGCAGCAGGCCCGCCTGGCGTCGTCGCTGGACACCCTCCACGACCAGCTGCAGCAGATCCGCGCCAGCACCGAGGCGGTGCTCAAGCGCGACATCCGCCAGCAGGTCGACCAGGCCCTGCAGATCGCCCACGCCATCCACGCCCGCGAACAGGGCCGGCGTCCGGAGGAGGAAATCCGCCAGTTGATCGTCGAGACCCTGCGTCCGCTGCGCTTCTACGACGGCCGCGGCTACTTCTTCATCGACGACCTGGCCGGCAACTGCGTGCTGCTGCCCACCGCCCCCGAGCGCGAAGGCAGCTCGCTGCTCGACAACCGCGACGACAACGGCCACTACATCATGCGCGGCCTGCTCGACGCGGTGGCCAACCCCGAGGGCCGCGGCTTCTCCCGCTACCGCTGGTACGCCCCGGAAAATCCGCAGGCGATGGCCGACAAGATCGCCTACGTGCGCCTGTTCGAGCCGTTCGGCTGGCTGATCGGCACCGGCGAATACCTCAGCACCATCGAGCGCGAACTGCAGCAGCAGGCCCTGGAGCAGCTGCGCGCCACGCGCATCGGCCTCGACGGCTATGTGGCGGTGATCCACCGCGACGGCCGCGTGCTGCTCTCGCCCAGCAACCCCGCCGCCGAAGGCCGCCATTACAGCGAGCTGCCGCCGGCCGAGCAGGCGGTGATCCGCGCCATCCTCGACGCCAGCGCCGCCGGCGGCGGCTTCACCCGCTACGACTGGCACGAGCGCAACGACAGCGAACTCAAGCCGCGCCTGGCGATGGTCAGCAATCAGGAGGACTGGAACTGGGTGCTGGTCACCAGCCTGTCCCTCGACGAGCTGCATGTCAGCCTGGCCAAGCGCCAGGAGCGCCTGGAGGAGAACATGCGCAGCGGCCTGCTGACCACCGCCGCGGCACTGGTGCTGGCCCTCGCCCTGGCGCTGGCCTTCGCCCTGCTGATCAAGCGCTGGCTGACCCGGCGCTTCGACCAGTACCACGCCGACATCGCCGCCAGCAACGACCGCCTGCGGGTCTGGGCCGAGTCCGACCCGCTGACCCAGCTGCCCAACCGCACCCTGCTGCGCAGCCGCCTGGACGGCGCGATCCTCAACGCCCAGCGCGAGGACAGCAAGCTGGCCCTGCTGTTCATCGACCTCGACCGCTTCAAGAACATCAACGACTCCCTCGGCCACGCCATCGGCGACAACCTGCTGATCGAGGTCTCGCGCCGGCTGGCCGGTGCGGTGCGCACCAGCGACACGGTCAGCCGCCTGGGCGGCGACGAGTTCGTGGTGCTGGTCGAGCACCTGCAGCAGGCCGAGCAGGCCGCCCAAGTGGCCGACAAGCTGCTGCAGGCCACCAACGGCCAGTACGACATCGCCGGCCACGAGCTGGCGGTGACCCTGAGCATCGGCATCGCCCTCTACCCTTCCGACGGCAGCGACGCCGAGACCCTGCTGAAGAACGCCGACGCCGCCATGTACCACGCCAAGGCGCTGGGGCGAAACAACTACCAGTTCTTCACCGCGGCGATGAACGCCCGGGTACGCGAGCACCTGGAGGTGGAGAACCGCCTGCGCCAGGCGCTGTCGCGCAGCGAGCTGACCCTGCATTACCAGCCGCAGTTCGACCTAGCCAGCGGCGCGCTGGTCGGCTGCGAGGCGCTGATGCGCTGGCACAACCCGATCCTCGGCCAGGTGTCGCCGGACAAGTTCATCGGCGTCGCCGAGGACAGCGGGCTGATCCTGCACCTGGGCGAGTGGGCGCTGTTCGAGTCCTGCCGCCAGGTGATGGACTGGGAACACCAGGGCCTGCCGGGGCTGAACGTGGCGGTCAACGTCTCCGCCGTGCAGTTCCGCCACGCCGACCTGCCGGCCCAGGTGCAGGCGGCGCTGGAGCAGAGCGGCCTGCCGGCCGAGCGCCTGGAGCTGGAGCTGACCGAGAGCGTGCTGGCGGAGAACCGCGAGCAGGTGCGCATCACCCTCGACCGCCTCAAGCAGCTGGGCGTGCGCCTGGCGATGGACGACTTCGGCACCGGCTACTCCTCGCTCAGCTACCTCAAGCACTTCAAGCTCGACACCCTGAAGATCGACCGCGCCTTCATCAGCGACCTGCCCGGCTGCGACGATCACGCCGCCCTGGCGGTGGCGATCATCGGCATGGCCGAGGCGCTGGGCATGACCTGCATCGCCGAGGGCATCGAGAACGCCGACCAGCACGACTTCCTGCGCTGGCACGGCTGCGCGGTGGGTCAGGGCTTCCTGTTCTCCCGCCCGCTCAGCGCGCCGGACATGGCCGCGCTGCTGGAACGGCGCGGCGAGGCCGCGCCGCACGGTGCGCCGGCCGCAGCACTCAGGCCGGCTGCGGCAGTCGCCGACAGAGACTGA
- a CDS encoding Hsp70 family protein encodes MTLASPARACGIDFGTSNSTVGWLRPGAGNLIALEDGKDTLPSVLFFNFEEQRPAFGRQALGEYLDGYEGRLMRSLKSLLGSPLLGSATTVLGSALPFTQILGLFLGELKQRAEAAAGRDFEQAVLGRPVFFVDDDPAADREAADTLAQVARELGFKDISFQYEPIAAAFDYESTLDREELVLIVDIGGGTSDFSLVRLSPERRLRAERQSDILATGGIHIGGTDFDRLLSLAGVMPLFGHGSLMKSEAPMPTSHHINLATWHTINAVYAQKSKLALQSMRYDIQDPTGIDRLLRLIEQRAGHWLAIQVEDSKIALTDGERHSIDFARIEPGLRADLDRPLFDAAIAPSLTRINASIGRLLEDAGVRPEQVDSLFFTGGSSGIPALRQCVAGLLPNARAVEGNRFGSIGSGLAIEAHKRYG; translated from the coding sequence ATGACCCTCGCCTCGCCTGCCCGCGCCTGCGGCATCGACTTCGGCACCTCCAACTCCACCGTCGGCTGGCTGCGCCCCGGAGCCGGCAACCTGATCGCCCTGGAGGACGGCAAGGACACCCTGCCCTCGGTGCTGTTCTTCAACTTCGAGGAGCAGCGCCCGGCCTTCGGCCGCCAGGCCCTCGGCGAATACCTCGACGGCTACGAGGGGCGCCTGATGCGCTCGCTGAAGAGCCTGCTCGGCTCGCCGCTGCTGGGCAGCGCCACCACCGTGCTGGGTAGCGCCCTACCGTTCACCCAGATCCTCGGCCTGTTCCTCGGCGAACTGAAGCAGCGCGCCGAGGCCGCCGCCGGCCGCGACTTCGAGCAGGCGGTACTGGGCCGTCCGGTGTTCTTCGTCGACGACGACCCGGCCGCCGACCGCGAGGCCGCCGACACCCTGGCCCAGGTCGCCCGCGAGCTGGGCTTCAAGGACATCTCCTTCCAGTACGAGCCGATCGCCGCGGCCTTCGACTACGAGTCCACCCTGGACCGCGAGGAACTGGTGCTGATCGTCGACATCGGCGGCGGCACCTCGGACTTCTCGCTGGTGCGCCTGTCCCCTGAGCGCCGCCTGCGCGCCGAGCGCCAGAGCGACATCCTCGCCACTGGCGGCATCCACATCGGCGGCACCGACTTCGACCGCCTGCTCAGCCTGGCCGGAGTGATGCCGCTGTTCGGCCACGGCAGCCTGATGAAGAGCGAGGCGCCGATGCCCACCAGCCACCACATCAACCTGGCCACCTGGCACACCATCAACGCGGTCTATGCGCAGAAATCGAAACTGGCCCTGCAGAGCATGCGCTACGACATCCAGGACCCCACCGGCATCGACCGCCTGCTGCGCCTGATCGAGCAGCGCGCCGGCCACTGGCTGGCGATCCAGGTGGAGGACAGCAAGATCGCCCTCACCGACGGCGAGCGGCACAGCATCGACTTCGCGCGGATCGAGCCGGGCCTGCGCGCCGACCTCGACCGCCCGCTGTTCGACGCCGCCATCGCCCCGTCGCTGACCCGCATCAATGCCAGCATCGGACGATTGCTGGAGGATGCCGGCGTGCGTCCCGAACAGGTCGACAGCCTGTTCTTCACCGGCGGCTCCAGCGGCATTCCCGCCCTGCGCCAGTGCGTGGCCGGCCTGCTGCCCAACGCCCGCGCGGTGGAAGGCAACCGCTTCGGCAGCATCGGCAGCGGTCTGGCCATCGAGGCCCACAAGCGCTACGGCTGA
- a CDS encoding VC0807 family protein, which yields MTDSPRPTHKPRPLIDLAVSILLPSAVLMKLSSPERLGADGALLLALAFPLGWGAFELLRYRKFNFIALLGLASVLLTGGIGLLQLDSRWLAIKEATIPGIIGLAVLFSARTRKPLIHSLLYNDKVLDVARIQAQLEARGQRAAFERRLLRATYWLSGTFFFSAAMNYVLARWLVTSPAGSEAFNAELARMNLLSYPMIAIPSMLMMLGILYYLWRTIHDLTGLGLEEIMAAQHRDKP from the coding sequence ATGACCGACTCGCCCCGCCCCACCCACAAGCCGCGCCCGCTGATCGACCTGGCGGTGAGCATCCTGCTGCCCTCGGCGGTGCTGATGAAGCTGAGCAGCCCCGAGCGCCTCGGCGCCGACGGCGCGCTGCTGCTGGCGCTGGCCTTCCCGCTGGGCTGGGGCGCCTTCGAGCTGCTGCGCTACCGCAAGTTCAACTTCATCGCCCTGCTCGGCCTGGCCAGCGTGCTGCTCACCGGCGGCATCGGCCTGCTGCAGCTGGACAGCCGCTGGCTGGCGATCAAGGAGGCGACCATCCCGGGGATCATCGGCCTGGCCGTGCTGTTCTCCGCGCGCACCCGCAAGCCGCTGATCCACAGCCTGCTGTACAACGACAAGGTGCTCGACGTGGCGCGCATCCAGGCGCAGCTGGAGGCCCGCGGCCAGCGCGCGGCCTTCGAGCGCCGCCTGCTGCGCGCCACCTACTGGCTGAGCGGCACCTTCTTCTTCTCCGCGGCGATGAACTACGTCCTCGCCCGCTGGCTGGTCACCAGCCCGGCCGGCAGCGAGGCGTTCAACGCCGAGCTGGCGCGGATGAACCTGCTCAGCTACCCGATGATCGCCATCCCCTCGATGCTGATGATGCTGGGCATCCTCTACTACCTGTGGCGCACCATCCACGACCTCACCGGGCTGGGCCTGGAGGAGATCATGGCCGCGCAGCACCGCGACAAGCCGTAG
- a CDS encoding lysylphosphatidylglycerol synthase transmembrane domain-containing protein, with translation MSTQAAKPKLKLSDLLWTLIGLGAVVLSCFLLYHELHNVSLNEVAGSLRAISGQSWLLASAATLGAYCALAWYDHIALAHLGKRIPWRFITLCSFTTYALAHNIGASVFSGAVVRYRAYRSKGLTPHEIGLLIVFCSFTFGLGTLLASGCVLILHPPLVEQMLKLPPAVSVASGTLLLLLIGLYVLGSWRRFKPWTLGKLHVEYPRLGIVGRQLLAGPLELLCAAAIIYFVLPAEHNPGYVVVLGAFLASFSLALLSHAPGGLGVLEVTFMAALPGVPAVDVLAALIVFRALYLLLPFALSLLVVLGFEWCQWHRKRDLDADAAPLAPPRRD, from the coding sequence TTGTCCACCCAAGCCGCCAAACCGAAGCTGAAACTCAGCGATCTGCTCTGGACGCTGATCGGTCTTGGCGCCGTGGTGCTGTCCTGCTTCCTGCTCTATCACGAGCTGCACAACGTCTCCCTCAACGAGGTGGCCGGCAGCCTGAGGGCCATCTCGGGACAGAGCTGGCTGCTGGCCAGCGCGGCGACCCTGGGCGCCTACTGCGCCCTGGCCTGGTACGACCACATCGCCCTGGCCCACCTGGGCAAGCGGATTCCCTGGCGCTTCATCACCCTGTGCTCCTTCACCACCTACGCCCTGGCCCACAACATCGGCGCCTCGGTGTTCTCCGGCGCGGTGGTGCGCTACCGCGCCTACCGCAGCAAGGGCCTGACGCCCCACGAGATCGGCCTGCTGATCGTCTTCTGCTCCTTCACCTTCGGCCTCGGCACCCTGCTGGCCAGCGGCTGCGTGCTGATCCTCCACCCGCCGCTGGTCGAGCAGATGCTCAAGCTGCCGCCGGCGGTTTCGGTGGCCAGCGGCACGCTGCTGCTACTGCTGATCGGCCTCTACGTGCTCGGCTCCTGGCGCCGCTTCAAGCCCTGGACGCTGGGCAAGCTGCATGTGGAATACCCGCGCCTGGGCATCGTCGGCCGCCAGCTGCTGGCCGGCCCGCTGGAGCTGCTGTGCGCCGCGGCGATCATCTACTTCGTCCTGCCGGCCGAACACAATCCGGGCTATGTGGTGGTGCTCGGCGCCTTCCTCGCCTCCTTCTCCCTGGCCCTGCTCTCCCACGCCCCCGGCGGGCTCGGCGTGCTGGAAGTGACCTTCATGGCCGCGCTGCCGGGGGTACCGGCGGTCGACGTGCTGGCCGCGCTGATCGTGTTCCGCGCCCTCTACCTGCTGCTGCCGTTCGCCCTGTCGCTGCTGGTGGTGCTGGGCTTCGAGTGGTGCCAGTGGCACCGCAAGCGCGACCTGGACGCCGACGCCGCGCCGCTCGCCCCGCCCCGCCGCGACTGA
- the upp gene encoding uracil phosphoribosyltransferase codes for MPVHEIRHPLIRHKLGLMRRADISTKNFRELAQELGALLTYEATQDLPLEETSIEGWCGKVPVERIAGKKITVVPILRAGIGMLDGVLSLIPSAKVSVIGLARNEETLEAQTYLEKLVPEIDRRLAMIVDPMLATGGSLIATIDLLKQAGCKEIRALVLVAAPEGIRAVEAAHPDVRIYTAAIDERLDAHGYIVPGLGDAGDKIFGTRQKAS; via the coding sequence ATGCCCGTGCATGAAATTCGCCACCCGCTGATCCGCCACAAGCTCGGCCTGATGCGCCGCGCCGACATCAGCACGAAGAATTTCCGCGAGCTGGCCCAGGAGCTGGGTGCGCTGCTGACCTACGAGGCCACCCAGGACCTGCCGCTGGAGGAGACGAGCATCGAGGGCTGGTGCGGCAAGGTGCCGGTCGAGCGCATCGCCGGCAAGAAAATCACCGTGGTGCCGATCCTGCGCGCCGGCATCGGCATGCTCGACGGCGTGCTCAGCCTGATCCCCAGCGCCAAGGTCAGCGTCATCGGCCTGGCGCGCAACGAGGAAACCCTCGAAGCGCAGACCTACCTGGAGAAGCTGGTGCCGGAGATCGACCGCCGCCTGGCGATGATCGTCGACCCGATGCTGGCCACCGGCGGCTCGCTGATCGCCACCATCGACCTGCTCAAGCAGGCCGGCTGCAAGGAGATCCGCGCCCTGGTGCTGGTCGCCGCGCCCGAGGGCATCCGGGCGGTCGAGGCGGCCCACCCGGACGTGCGCATCTATACCGCGGCCATCGACGAGCGCCTCGATGCCCATGGCTACATCGTTCCCGGCCTGGGCGATGCCGGCGACAAGATCTTCGGCACCCGACAAAAGGCTAGTTGA
- a CDS encoding hypoxanthine-guanine phosphoribosyltransferase, translating into MSVDLAHIRQVMAEADCLYTAEELDAAIARMAGEINRDLAERDPLVFCVMNGGLIFAGKLLPLLDFPLEQSYLHATRYRGETSGGELFWKAKPELSMVDRDVLIVDDIFDEGHTLAAIVDYCKHAGARAVHTAVLIDKEHDRKARPDMNADYVGLPCIDRYIFGYGMDYKGYWRNAPGIFAVKGM; encoded by the coding sequence ATGTCCGTCGATCTCGCTCACATTCGCCAGGTGATGGCGGAAGCCGACTGCCTGTACACCGCCGAGGAACTGGACGCCGCCATCGCGCGGATGGCCGGGGAGATCAACCGCGACCTGGCCGAGCGCGATCCGCTGGTGTTCTGCGTGATGAACGGCGGGCTGATCTTCGCCGGCAAGCTGCTGCCGCTGCTCGACTTCCCGCTGGAGCAGTCCTACCTGCACGCCACCCGCTACCGCGGCGAGACCAGCGGCGGCGAGCTGTTCTGGAAGGCCAAGCCGGAGCTGTCGATGGTCGACCGCGACGTGCTGATCGTCGACGACATCTTCGACGAGGGCCACACCCTGGCGGCGATCGTCGACTACTGCAAGCACGCCGGCGCCCGCGCGGTGCACACCGCAGTGCTGATCGACAAGGAGCACGACCGCAAGGCGCGCCCGGACATGAACGCCGACTACGTCGGCCTGCCCTGCATCGACCGCTACATCTTCGGCTACGGCATGGACTACAAGGGCTACTGGCGCAACGCGCCGGGGATCTTTGCGGTCAAGGGCATGTAA
- the dauA gene encoding C4-dicarboxylic acid transporter DauA, which yields MSRLARIPLFTAWRQTRRAGYTRQALRGDILAGLTVGIIAIPLAMALAIAVGAPPQHGLYTVLVAAPLIALSGGSRFNVSGPTAAFVVILLPIVQQHGLSGLLLCSMLAGLILIALGLLRAGRLIQFVPYPVTLGFTAGIGIVIAGLQLKDALGLSVASSATHFPEQMYDLALALPTAHAGDALVAAATLGVLIAWPRLVPKVPGHLAALAVGTLLGLLLEFGGLSVATLGERFSYTVDGVVHAGIPPYLPGFALPWQLPDAAPLSLALIRELLAPAMAIAMLGAIESLLCAVVADGMSGSKHDSNGELIGQGLGNLIAPLFGGITATAAIARTAASVRAGAFSPLAAVIHAGVVLAAMLLLAPLFSYLPMAALAALLLMVAWNMAEAPHVLHTLRIAPRSDVLVLLTCLVLTVAFDMVLAVGAGLLLAAGLFIRQMSALTDTAPLPRHFHQALHDLPEQVAAYAIRGPLFFGAAEKALNTLCRFTPGLKVVIVDLSAVPLLDMTALAALDTVLREFRRHGVGLVLSGTSSRVRLQLRRAGIHLHSQQLAYVQNLDQARGKAMRWLEEKSDSTVASESV from the coding sequence ATGTCCCGCCTCGCGCGCATTCCACTGTTCACTGCCTGGCGCCAGACGCGCCGGGCCGGCTACACGCGCCAGGCGCTGCGCGGCGACATCCTCGCCGGCCTGACCGTCGGCATCATCGCCATCCCGCTGGCCATGGCGCTGGCCATCGCGGTCGGCGCGCCACCGCAGCACGGCCTGTACACCGTGCTGGTCGCCGCGCCGCTGATCGCCCTGAGCGGCGGTTCGCGCTTCAACGTCTCCGGGCCCACCGCAGCTTTCGTGGTGATCCTCCTGCCGATCGTCCAGCAGCACGGGCTGTCCGGCCTGCTGCTGTGCAGCATGCTCGCCGGGCTGATCCTGATCGCCCTCGGCCTGCTGCGCGCCGGGCGGCTGATCCAGTTCGTGCCCTACCCGGTGACCCTCGGCTTCACCGCCGGCATCGGCATCGTCATCGCCGGCCTGCAGCTCAAGGACGCCCTCGGCCTCAGCGTCGCCAGCAGCGCCACCCACTTCCCCGAGCAGATGTACGACCTGGCGCTGGCCCTGCCAACCGCCCATGCCGGCGATGCGCTGGTCGCCGCCGCCACCCTCGGCGTGCTGATCGCCTGGCCGCGCCTGGTGCCCAAGGTGCCGGGGCACCTGGCGGCGCTGGCGGTCGGCACCCTGCTCGGCCTGCTGCTGGAATTCGGCGGCCTGTCGGTGGCGACCCTCGGCGAGCGCTTCAGTTATACGGTGGACGGCGTCGTCCACGCCGGCATCCCGCCGTACCTGCCGGGCTTCGCCCTGCCCTGGCAACTGCCGGACGCCGCGCCGCTGAGCCTGGCGCTGATCCGCGAGCTGCTCGCCCCGGCGATGGCCATCGCCATGCTCGGCGCCATCGAATCGCTGCTCTGCGCGGTGGTCGCCGACGGCATGAGCGGCAGCAAGCACGACTCCAACGGCGAGCTGATCGGCCAGGGCCTGGGTAACCTGATCGCCCCGCTGTTCGGCGGCATCACCGCCACCGCGGCGATCGCCCGCACCGCCGCCAGCGTGCGCGCCGGGGCCTTCTCGCCGCTGGCAGCGGTGATCCACGCCGGCGTGGTGCTGGCCGCCATGCTGCTGCTCGCGCCGCTGTTCAGCTACCTGCCGATGGCCGCGCTGGCCGCGCTGCTGCTGATGGTGGCGTGGAACATGGCCGAGGCGCCCCATGTGCTGCACACCCTGCGCATCGCCCCGCGCAGCGACGTGCTGGTGCTGCTCACCTGCCTGGTGCTGACCGTGGCCTTCGACATGGTGCTGGCGGTCGGCGCCGGCCTGCTGCTGGCCGCCGGGCTGTTCATCCGCCAGATGAGCGCGCTGACCGATACCGCGCCGCTGCCGCGGCACTTCCACCAGGCGCTGCACGACCTGCCCGAGCAGGTCGCCGCCTACGCGATCCGCGGCCCGCTGTTCTTCGGCGCGGCGGAGAAGGCACTGAACACCCTGTGCCGCTTCACCCCGGGGCTGAAGGTGGTGATCGTCGACCTGAGCGCGGTGCCGCTGCTGGACATGACCGCGCTGGCGGCGCTGGACACCGTGCTGCGCGAGTTCCGCCGCCACGGCGTGGGCCTGGTGCTCAGCGGCACCAGCTCGCGGGTGCGCCTGCAGCTGCGCCGCGCCGGCATCCACCTGCACAGCCAGCAGCTGGCCTACGTGCAGAACCTCGACCAGGCGCGCGGCAAGGCCATGCGCTGGCTTGAGGAGAAGTCGGACTCGACGGTCGCCAGCGAATCCGTATAG
- a CDS encoding TMEM165/GDT1 family protein — protein sequence MQSLFVPTGLVALAEIGDKTQLLALLLAARFRRPWPIIWGILVATVANHFAAGAIGKWVASFFSEATLSWILAACFLAVAAWTLIPDHIDEDEEASHFKRYGPFLTTTIAFFIAEMGDKTQIATVMLAAQYPHFWLVVIGTTLGMLIANVPVVLAGHFSADKLPLTLIHRIAALCFLALAGYAAWNAATLSGWLG from the coding sequence CTGCAATCCCTGTTCGTCCCCACCGGCCTGGTCGCCCTCGCCGAGATCGGCGACAAGACCCAACTCCTCGCCCTGCTGCTCGCCGCCCGCTTCCGCCGGCCCTGGCCGATCATCTGGGGCATCCTGGTCGCCACCGTCGCCAACCACTTCGCCGCCGGCGCCATCGGCAAGTGGGTCGCCTCGTTCTTCAGCGAGGCCACCCTGAGCTGGATCCTCGCCGCCTGCTTCCTCGCCGTGGCCGCCTGGACGCTGATCCCCGACCACATCGACGAGGACGAGGAGGCCTCGCACTTCAAGCGCTACGGGCCGTTCCTCACCACCACCATCGCCTTCTTCATCGCCGAGATGGGCGACAAGACGCAGATCGCCACGGTGATGCTGGCCGCCCAGTACCCGCACTTCTGGCTGGTGGTGATCGGTACCACCCTGGGCATGCTGATCGCCAACGTGCCGGTGGTGCTGGCCGGGCACTTCTCCGCCGACAAGCTGCCGCTGACCCTGATCCACCGCATCGCCGCGCTGTGCTTCCTCGCCCTGGCCGGCTACGCCGCCTGGAACGCCGCGACGCTGAGCGGCTGGCTGGGCTGA
- a CDS encoding class I SAM-dependent methyltransferase, which produces MDPRSEVLLRQAELFAGKVLLAGLPADGLLGELPEAHGWSWHWDEHSAVAARHPGRCQFGTQVPAQAFAAAVLFLPKSRELTDYLLAALAARLPGAPLYLVGEKRAGIERAAKQLQPFGRPRKLDSARHCQLWQVTVEQVPAAPELETLARRYPVATTDGELQVVSLPGVFSHGRLDVGSRLLLEHLDGLPEGAVLDFGCGAGVLGAALQRHYRHSALHLLDVDAFAVASSRLTLAANGLAGEVIAGRGIADAPHDLAAIVSNPPFHQGVHTDYQATEQLLRDAARHLRPGGELRLVANSFLRYAPLIEQHLGPCTVLAERDGFRVYSARRA; this is translated from the coding sequence ATGGATCCGCGTAGCGAAGTGCTGTTGCGTCAGGCCGAACTGTTCGCAGGCAAAGTGCTGCTCGCCGGCCTGCCGGCCGATGGCCTGCTCGGCGAGCTGCCTGAGGCCCATGGCTGGAGCTGGCACTGGGACGAGCACAGCGCCGTCGCCGCGCGCCATCCGGGGCGCTGCCAGTTCGGCACCCAGGTGCCGGCGCAGGCGTTCGCCGCCGCCGTGCTGTTCCTGCCCAAGTCGCGCGAGCTGACCGACTACCTGCTCGCCGCCCTGGCCGCGCGCCTGCCCGGCGCGCCGCTGTATCTGGTCGGCGAGAAGCGCGCCGGCATCGAGCGCGCGGCCAAGCAGCTGCAGCCCTTCGGCCGCCCGCGCAAGCTGGACAGTGCGCGCCACTGCCAGCTGTGGCAGGTGACGGTCGAGCAGGTGCCGGCGGCGCCGGAGCTGGAAACCCTCGCACGCCGCTATCCGGTGGCCACGACGGATGGCGAGCTGCAGGTGGTCAGCCTGCCCGGCGTGTTCAGCCACGGCCGCCTGGACGTCGGCTCGCGCCTGCTGCTGGAGCATCTGGACGGTCTGCCCGAAGGCGCGGTGCTCGACTTCGGCTGCGGCGCCGGAGTGCTCGGCGCCGCGCTGCAGCGCCACTATCGGCACAGTGCGCTGCATCTGCTCGACGTCGACGCCTTCGCGGTGGCCAGCAGCCGCCTGACCCTGGCGGCCAACGGCCTGGCCGGCGAAGTCATCGCCGGGCGTGGCATCGCCGATGCGCCGCACGATCTGGCCGCCATCGTCAGCAACCCGCCGTTCCACCAGGGCGTGCACACCGACTACCAGGCCACCGAGCAGCTGCTGCGCGATGCCGCCCGCCACCTGCGCCCCGGCGGCGAGCTGCGCCTGGTGGCCAACAGCTTCCTGCGCTACGCGCCGCTGATCGAGCAGCACCTCGGCCCCTGTACGGTGCTGGCCGAGCGCGACGGCTTCCGGGTGTACTCGGCGCGGCGCGCCTAA